A genomic segment from Nicotiana tabacum cultivar K326 chromosome 7, ASM71507v2, whole genome shotgun sequence encodes:
- the LOC107828966 gene encoding uncharacterized protein LOC107828966 has protein sequence MDDRWFNGRPELRMRDKRQQEMEQADEASVLEDLAEDFRLPINHRPTENIDLENVEQASLETQLPSSNIGFRLLQKMGWKGKGLGKNEQGITEPIKSGMRDPKLGIGKQEEDDYFTAEENIQSRKLDIEREETEELAKKREVLAEREHKIETEVKEIRKVFFCELCNKQYKLAMEFEAHLSSYDHNHRKRFKEMREMHGSSRDDRQKREQQRQEREMAKFAQMAANKKQEEQQTPEEVGNIPAPSMVRTATALADQDQRKTLKFGFSAKGGSSKVTTLVNKAAKKPKVTVASVFSNESDEE, from the exons TTGCGCATGAGAGATAAACGCCAGCAAGAAATGGAACAG GCAGACGAGGCTTCTGTTCTAGAGGATCTCGCTGAAGATTTTCGCCTTCCTATTAATCATAGACCAACAGAAAACATAGACCTGGAAAATGTCGAGCAAGCATCTTTAGAAACACAGTTGCCATCCTCTAATATTGGATTCAGGCTTCTTCAGAAGATGGGTTGGAAAGGGAAGGGTCTTGGAAAAAATGAGCAAG GAATTACTGAGCCAATAAAATCGGGGATGCGAGACCCAAAGTTGGGTATTGGAAAGCAAGAGGAAGATGATTATTTTACAGCAGAAGAAAATATTCAAAGTCGAAAGCTTGATATCGAGCGTGAGGAGACTGAGGAACTTGCTAAAAAGCGGGAG GTTTTAGCAGAACGCGAGCACAAAATTGAAACGGAGGTGAAGGAAATACGCAAGGTTTTCTTTTGTGAGCTATGCAACAAGCAATATAAATTAGCGATGGAGTTTGAAGCCCACTTGAGTTCATATGATCACAACCACAGGAAG CGCTTCAAGGAAATGAGAGAAATGCATGGAAGTAGCCGTGACGATAGGCAGAAAAGAGAACAGCAACGTCAAGAGAGGGAGATGGCAAAATTCGCCCAGAT GGCTGCCAATAAGAAGCAGGAAGAACAGCAAACGCCGGAGGAAGTAGGAAACATTCCAGCCCCCTCCATGGTTCGAACTGCAACTGCTCTCGCCGATCAAGATCAGAGGAAGACGTTGAAGTTCGGATTTTCTGCCAAAGGAGGCTCATCTAAG GTGACGACCTTGGTTAACAAAGCTGCAAAGAAGCCAAAAGTAACTGTTGCATCCGTCTTCAGCAATGAGAGTGACGAGGAGTGA